The stretch of DNA TGTATTCTCCTTGGATGATGCCGGTATTTCCGGCTGTTCGAGTGTTCGTTGGCTTTCCATACTTTTCATTCAGGCACTCCTCTGCACCATGGCGTTTGGCTCTCTTCCGGGCGTGATCTACTGCTTCACTGTCTGGAGTCAAATAGCTCTGCGCCTGGAGACAGTAGTGACAGCCATCATGATCAGGGCGCTTAACATCAGCAGGTGAGTGTGGCCGTTCATGACATGTCCTGTCAGCATCCCGATTACCCAGAGGACAACCAGAATTGTGGCAATAGTTGCGATCACATTCCTCTCCTCAGTGATTTCCGGAAATAAGCTGCCGTCAGAGGTATCCTCGCATCAGCCGGCAGCGATCCGGGAAGTCTCACCAATTAGCACAATTCACTTACAGGCGAAACAACAGACCGAAATTCAGTGAATAGAAGTCTGACTTCTGTCCGTCCAGAACGGCTTCTGGAAGTTCCTTGAACTTGTAGTCCAGGAATACATACCGAACATCTCCGAAAAGCTTGAACTGCGGCGACGCAGATACTTCCAGACCGGCGGCGAGGTGCCATCCGAATTCATTCGTGGTTTCATCGTCAAATCCTGCATCGTTGTAGGTGTTGTTGTAATCAAAGGTAGTGTTATACCAGCCACCTCCGATTCCTCCGTAGATCATCGGCAGCGGATAGAGCAGCCCGGTAACCGTCAGTGGCCAGTTCCTGACCGTCACAGCCCCGGAGCCATACTTTTCCTGGCGATAGCCAAGATCTCCTTCGAGTCCAAGGATCGGCATGACCTTCATACGGAGGGTTGCGCCGACAAGGTAATTTGCATCCTCTGCACCATCTGACTTCTGGATTCCCAGGTGAGGGCCCAGGTAGAGGCTCGTCTGACTGCTCGCTGAAAGCGGCAGCAAGAAGAGCATCCCCAGAAAGATCGCTGAACTTAGTTTTATAAACACATCTGTCTCCAATTTCTGTCCGGTTTACCTGCAAGTTGTTTTACGCTTCACTGCGCGAGAGTGCAGGTCTGTTGTGCTGTGTTGGCACCATACTATGGTAGCCCAACGCTC from bacterium encodes:
- a CDS encoding lmo0937 family membrane protein, whose protein sequence is MIATIATILVVLWVIGMLTGHVMNGHTHLLMLSALIMMAVTTVSRRRAI
- a CDS encoding porin family protein; translated protein: MFIKLSSAIFLGMLFLLPLSASSQTSLYLGPHLGIQKSDGAEDANYLVGATLRMKVMPILGLEGDLGYRQEKYGSGAVTVRNWPLTVTGLLYPLPMIYGGIGGGWYNTTFDYNNTYNDAGFDDETTNEFGWHLAAGLEVSASPQFKLFGDVRYVFLDYKFKELPEAVLDGQKSDFYSLNFGLLFRL